The Saccharothrix violaceirubra genome segment CAACACCTCGGGCAGCACGACCACGAACACGAGCAACCACACGCCGTGCAGCACGCGCGACAATTTCGTCCGCGCACCGGCCCGCACGTTGGTCGCACTGCGCACGATCACGGCCGTCATCGGCAAGGCGCCCAACACACCGCACACCGTGTTGCCCACGCCCTGCGCGACCAGTTCCCGGTTGTAGCGGGTACGCGGACCGTTGTGCATGCGGTCCACCGCCGCCGCGCTGAACAGGCTCTCGGCCGACGCGACCAACGCGAACGTCAGCATCGCGCCGAACACTCCCGCGTCCAGCAGCGACACGTCGACCAGCATGATCACGTCCGACAGCGGGCCGACCTCGATGCGCGGCACGGGCAGGAACGCCCCGACCGCACTGGCCACGACGACCGCGACCAGCATGCCCGGCACCATCCGCACCTTCTCCGGTGCGCGTTGCCACAACGCCGTGACCACGAGGGTGAGCACGGCCACCGCGACGGCGGCCGGGTTCACGACGGCGTCGCGCAGCAGCTCGAACAGGCCGGCGAACTTCTCGCCGGTCGTGCGCGGCTGTTCCTGCCCGGCCAGCGGGTAGAGCTGGCTGAGGATCAGGACCAGGCCGATGCCGGCGAGCATGCCCTGCACGACCGCCGGGGAGATGGCCCGGAACCAGCGGCCCAGCCGCAACAGGCCCATCGCGATCTGCAACAGACCGGCGCCGAGCACGATCAGCCCCATCGCGGCCAGGCCGTGCGAGGCGACGGCGTCGGCGACGAGCACCGTCAACCCGGCCGCCGGGCCGCTGACCTGGAGGCTGCTGCCCGGCAGGACGCCCGCGACCAGGCCGCCGACGACACCGGTGACGATGCCGAGTTCGGCGGGCACGCCCGAGGCGACCGCGACGCCGACGCACAGCGGCAACGCCACCAGGAACACCACGAGCGACGCGCCGATGTCGGGGACGAACGTCCCGGTCCGGGCGGGCAGCTCCTCTTGGCGGGTCATAGCGGCACGAACCCGTCGGGACTGTGCGCCAGCACGTCGCCGGACTCGATGTCGTAGAACCAGCCGTGCACGCGCAACGCCCCCGACTGGACGCGTTCTCGCACGAACGGGTAGTCGTCGAGTTTCTCGAGCTGGGCCGTGACGTGGTGCTGTCCCTCGGCGCGCATGCCGGGGTCGGCCTCGGCGACGATCGTCGAGCCCTGGCCGTGGTCGGCCAGCCAGCGGCGCATCAGGGGCAGGTGGTCGACGCCGCCCTTGTGCAACGCCTGCACGGCGCCGCAGTGCGAATGGCCGCACACCACTACTTCGCGCACGCCCAGGTGAACAATGGCGAACTCGATCGTGGCCATTTCACTGGACGTCGAATGCTCTCCGTATGGCGGGATCACGTTGCCGGCCGTTCGGAGTTCGAAGAGGCTGCCAGGTTGAGCACCGGTGATCGCCGCGGGCACGATGCGCGAGTCGGCGCACGTGATGAACAGCGCGGTGGGCGACTGCCCCAGCGCCAACCGCCGGCCGGCTTCCCTGGGCCGCCGCAGCGAATGCGTCCGGGCGTGCTGAACCAGGTGATGGAATTCCATGGAATTTCCTCACTTCGTCAGGTGGACTTCTTCAGTTGTGGCGGGGATGGGGTCTCAGTTCCGGAACACCTGCAACACGTCGGGAGCTGTCCGTTCGTGGAGGTGGTCGGCACGAGCGCACGGCCGGACAGGGCGGGTGCTGATCTCGTGTGCCGGCGCCGAAGGGGCGCGGTGAAGGGGTCGCCGCCGAACCGGGGACATCCGGCGGGGGCAGAGGGTCACGCGGGGTTCGGGGGCCTGACGGGCCTCACGTGGCGGTTCCTCCTCGGCGGGCATGCCGGCCGAGTGGGCGGAGCGCACGACGACGGGCGCGAGGTGCGCCGTCGCCGGGGTGAGGACCGCGAGCAGCACGAAGACGACGAACGTCGTCAGCGCGCGCACCATGAAAGCCCCCGATCCACCGCGACCTGTGGATCAAGTGTCGCCAATCGGGATGACGTCGAGGTTAATCGAGGGGCCTATCAGGCAAGTTTCACTCGAATGTTCGTGACGAGATTCATAAGATAGGACGTATCGTCACGCTATGTAAACGCCAGAGAGACGAAACTTTTTCAACCGAGAGCTGCCAGCAGGAATACGATCGCGGCGGCCAGCGAGCCACCCGCTCGGGCGTGGTTCCACGGCACCCATTCGTTGAGGTACTTCGACCAGTAGTCGGAAGTTGCCTCTCGTTCGAGAGCGTTGTTGCGCGGGATGTGATAGGCGAAGGTCAACACGTACCCACCCAAGGCATAGAGCACGGCACCCGTGATCGCGAGCCCGCCGTCGGTGAACGCGGCCACCGCCGACACCGCGCCGGTGCCGAGGAAGAGCGAGACGAACCACGGGTTCACGACGGCGATGTTGATCGCCCGCATGGCCGCGAGGCCGACCTCGGGATCGGTCCGGCGCAGACCGGGCATGACCATCGCGGAGAACGCGAAGAAGACGCCGGCCATCATGGCGCAGCACAGAGCCGCGATGCTGGAGAACATGGCGTGAGTCAACCTCGCGACCCCGCCGGAATGCCATACCCGCACGACCGGCACCCATGACCGGTCGTCCGGACACACGAAGTCCGCCGCACCCCACCAAGGGGAACGGCGGACTCGACGGAAGCTCAGGCCCCGATCAGGCGGGCGGCCAGGTAGGACTCCAACTGGTCCATGGACACGCGCTCCTGCGCCATCGTGTCGCGCTCCCGCACCGTGACCGCGTGGTCGGTCAACGAGTCGAAGTCGACCGTCACGCAGAACGGCGTGCCGATCTCGTCCTGCCGCCGGTACCGGCGACCGATCGCGCCCGCGTCGTCGAACTCGATGTTCCAGTGCCGGCGCAACGCCGTGGCCAGGTCCTTGGCCTTGGGCGACAGCTCGGCGTTGCGACTCAACGGCAGCACGGCCGCCTTCACCGGCGCGAGGCGGCGGTCCAGCTTGAGCACGACGCGCTTGTCCACGCCGCCCTTGGCGTTGGGCGCCTCGTCCTCGACGTACGCCTCCAGCAGGAACGCCATCATCGGCCGGCCCACGCCCGCCGCGGGCTCGATCACGAACGGCTTGTACCGGCTGTTCGTGGCCTGGTCGAAGTACGACAGGTCCACGCCCGAGTGGTTGGAGTGCGTCGTGAGGTCGAAGTCCGTGCGGTTCGCGATGCCCTCCAACTCACCCCACTCCTGGCCGCCGAAGCGGAAGCGGTACTCGATGTCCACGGTCCGCTTGGCGTAGTGGGACAGCTTTTCCTTGGGATGCTCGTAGTGCCGCAGGTTCTCCTTGGCGATGCCCAGCTCCGTGTACCAGCGCGTGCGCTCGTCGATCCAGTACTGGTGCCATTCCTCGTCCGTGCCCGGCTCGACGAAGAACTCCATCTCCATCTGCTCGAACTCGCGGGTGCGGAAGATGAAGTTGCCCGGCGTGATCTCGTTGCGGAACGACTTGCCGATCTGGCCGATGCCGAACGGCGGCTTGCGGCGCGACGTGGTCTGCACGTTCAGGAAGTTCGTGAAGATGCCCTGCGCGGTCTCGGGCCGCAGGTAGTGCAGGCCCTCCTCGGTCTCCACCGGACCGAGGTGGGTCTTGAGCAGGCCGTTGAACATCTTCGGCTCGGTGAACTGGCCGCGCGTGCCGCAGTGGGGGCACGGCACGTCGGAGACGTCGCCCTCGGCGACCTCCTTGCCGGTGCGCTCGGCGTACTCCTCGACCAGCGTGTCCTGGCGGAACCGCTTATGACACGAGTTGCACTCGATCAGCGGGTCGACGAACGCCTCGACGTGGCCCGACGCCGTCCACACCTCGCGCGGCAGGATCACCGACGAGTCCAAGCCGACGACGTCCTCGCGACCACGCACCATGAAGTTCCACCACTGGCGCTTGATGTTGTCCTTCAGCTCGACGCCGAGCGGACCGTAGTCCCAGGCCGAGCGCGTACCGCCGTAGATCTCGCCGCACGGGTACACGAACCCGCGACGCTTGCACAGGCTGACGACGGTGTCGATGCGATCGGCTGCCACGGGAAACTCCATCACAAGGGGTCAAACGGGGGTCATCAGACTAGTCCCGGCTGCTCACCGCGCGGTCGTCGGTCCCGCCGCCTCGCCGAGCCGGACCGTGAACGCATCCGCCGCCACCAGGCTTTCGCTCTGCCGGACGTCACCCGATTCGGCGTCCAACAAGGGTTCGAACGCGGACGGTTCCGGATGGGCCGTCGACAACAGCGGGACGACGGCTTCGCGTACTTCGAACGGCGACAACGCGCGTCGGTACGCGGGCACGGACTCGAACTCGACCGTGAGCAGGAACAGGTCGTGCTGATCGGTCGACCGGGTCAACCGCCCGGCCCGCACGCCCGGCTGGGCGGTGAGCAGGGCCAGTGCCTTGGCGACCCGGTCGGTGAACGCCGACGCGTCCGCCTCGGCGACGGTGAACCGGCAGGCGAGCAGCACGGTGCAAGGATGCCACGGTGAACCGCGACGCCAAGCGCCCCCTCGTCCCCGGTGCCGGTCCGCTCGCGCGGGTGCCGGCGCCCGTGGTGTTCCTGCTGGTTCTCGGACTGTTCACGGTCGGTGTGCTGGTGCGCGGGCCGGTCGGCGCGGCGGTGCTGGGCGTGCTGTGCCTCGGGGTGCTGTCGTTGCTGGTGGTGACGTGGCCGCTGCTGCCCGTACCCGCGCGTGCCCTGCGGGTACTGGTGCTCGCGATCCTGGTGCTGGTCACGGTGTCGGTGCTGTAGGCGGGGCTACTATCGGTGGTGAAAATCCATACCACCGGGAGGTGCCGTGACGGCTGGGGTGCGAGGCGAGCACGTGCACTCCCCCGATCGCGACGCCCCGCGACCGGCGCCGCCGCCGTCGGTCCGCACGCTCTCCGCCGCCGGTGAGCTGTTGCGGGCGCTGGCCGCGCCCGTGCGCATCGCGATCGTGCTCCAGTTGCGGTCCGCCGACCTGTGCGTGCACGAGCTGGTCGAGATCCTGGGCGTGGCGCAACCGTTGATCAGCCAGCACCTGCGGGTGCTCAAGGCCGCCGGGGTCGTGCACGGCGAACGGCACGGCCGCGAGGTCGTCTACCGGTTGGTGGACGAGCATCTGGCGCACATCGTGGTCGACGCCGTGACACACGTCGAGGAAGGTCCGCATGGTAGTAACGAGCGGACCCGTCGGACGGAGGAACAGTGACGACAAGCGAGCGCCCGACCGCACCGGTACCCGGGCTGCGGTCCACCCGGCAGCGCACTGCCGTGTCCCGGCTGCTCGACACGCTCGACGAATTCCGGTCGGCCCAGGAACTGCACGAGGAGCTGCGCAAGCGCGGCGAGGGCATCGGGCTGACGACCGTGTACCGGACGCTGCAGTCCCTGGCGGACGCGGGCGAGGTGGACGTCCTGCGCACCGACACGGGCGAGGCGATCTACCGGCGGTGCTCGGCGCACCACCATCACCACCTGGTGTGCCGGCGGTGCGGGCACACGGTCGAGGTCGAGGGACCCGCCGTGGAGAAGTGGGCCGACCGCGTCGCCGCCGAGAACGGCTTCTCGGAGGTCAGCCACACCGTGGAGATCTTCGGCACGTGCGCGGACTGCGCCGCCAAGCCCTAGCCGCGCGAGTCCTCCACCCAGGCACCCTGAAATACGCGCTCGGACACCTTCGATCAGGTGGTGCCGAGTGCGTATTTCGGGGTGCCTGAGTGCGTATTTCGGGGTGTCCGAACGGAGGACTCGCGGGGTCAGTCCTCGTAGGGCTCGGGTGGCGCGGGGATCGTGGTGATCGTGGTGACGGTCAGGGTCGGCACGAACGCCGACGCCTGGGTGGCCGAGCCGGGCACCACGCGGCCGGTGGCCTCGATCCACTGGTCGGTGGGCAGCGTGGCGAAGTCCTGCCCCGCCAACAGCGCCTTCACCGGCCGGGCGTCGGCCGCGCAGCACGAGATCGTCAGCCGGGCGATGTAGACGTTCGTGCCCTGCCTGGCCACGAAACCGGTCAGGCGGACGGTGCGGTCGTCCAACGACCCCGAGTCGTCCCAGGCCGTGCGCATGACGAAGTCGGTGATCGTCAACGGCACCACGGTCTCGTCCGGCAGCGCCTCGAAACCCGCGCCCGCCTTGGGCGCGGTGTTGCCCTTGCCCGTGACGGTGTCCGCGCCCAGGGCCGGCGGGCTGATCAGGAAGACCGCCAGCACCGGCAGCAGCAACAACCACGTGCTGTGCGAACGGTGGTCGTGGTCGTGTTCGCGCTCCCGGCGGATGTCGCGGACGATCGCCACGAGCGCCAGCACCACCATGATCGCGCCGGTCGCGATCAGCCACGGGCGCAGGGATTCCTTGACGTAGCGCAGGTACGTGTCGGTCAGCGCGAGTTTCAACAGCGCGCCGCCCAGCAGCACCAGCAGGATGTTCTGGGTCTCACGCCTCACAGGAACACCACTCCCGACAACACCGCGCAGCCGATCGCCACGAGGAACACCGCGGGCGCGAACCGCCACGCGAACGACCGCCCGAACGCGCCCGCCTGCAACGCCACCAGTTTCACGTCCACCGCCGGACCCACGACCAGGAACACCAGGAGCAGACGCGGTGACAGCAGCGTGGACATCGACACGGCCACGAACGCGTCCGCCTCGCTGCACAACGCCAGCACCACGGCCAACAACGCCATCACGAACACGCCGAGCGCGACCTGACCGGCCAGCGTCTCCAGCCACTCGGTCGGCACGAGCACCTTGAACGCCGCCGCGAACACGCCGCCCAGCACCAGGTACCCGCCCGCCTCCACGAGGTCGTGCCGCGCCGTCTCGGCGAAGACCGCCCAGCGGGACGTGCCGTCGTGGTCGCGGACGCGGGCCAACGCCCGTTCGGCGATCCACTCGGTCCGGCCGAACCGCGTCCACAGCCAGCCGACGACGACCGCGGTGAGCAGCGAGCCGACGAACCGCGCGGGCACCATCAGCGGGGCGTCCTTGAACGCCACGGCCGTCGACACCAGCACGATCGGGTTCACGGCCGGCGCGGCGAGCAGGAACGTCAACGCCGCCGCGGGCGCCACGCCCTGACCCATCAGCCGCCGGGCGACCGGCACGGACGCGCACTCGCAGCCAGGCAGCGCGACGCCCGCGACACCGGCGACCGGCACGGCCAGCGCCTCCTTGCGCGGCAACAGCCGGCGCAGGGCGCTCGCGGGCACGAACGCGGCGATGGCGCCGCTGATCAACACACCGAGCACCAGGAACGGCAACGCCTGCACGCACACGGCCACGAACGTGGTCGACGCGGTCCGCACGCGGGGTGCGTCCAGCAGCAGCGAAGCCAGCCAGTCCTGCCCGACGAGGGCGAGCACGAGCACCGCGCACAGCACCTCGAGCGAGGTGATCCGCCACCTCGGCGGCGACGGGCGCGGACGCCGGCCGCGGATCTCGCCAGTGATTGTCACTTTCGACATGATGCCGGCCGCGGCCGGCCACCGGCAGGGACGTCCGGCCGGGGGATCCCGGCCGGACGCACCGGGTCACTCCTCGTCGGCGCGCATCTCCGCGACGGCGTCCAACACGTCCTGCGCGCTCTCCACCGGCATGAGCGGTTCGACGACCGCGGACACCGAGGAGTCCTGCGCCAAGACCGACTCGGCCAGCTCGATGGCCTCCGCACGGTCGTACGGGCCGCACAGGAAGGACGCCCACTCCTCGCCCACGCGGGCCTCGAACGTCACCGCCCACGGCAGCGAGTCGACGTCGCCGTCCTCCTCGTCGGGTTCGTACACGGTCAGGCCGGCCATCACTCTTCGCCCTTCGACAGGAGTTCGCCGCGCAACTGCGAGGCGGTGGACACCACGAGCATGAGCAGCGTGCTCAGCGGCTCGGGCTTCAAACCCTCGGCGGGGAACGCGTACCGCAAGGTCACGTCCATGCCGCGATCGGTGTGCACGACGCCGAGCGTGCCGAACAGGCCCCGGCCCGCGCGCTCGGCCGCGGACACGGCCAGCTCGCGGTCCTCGGGCAGGTCCCACGCCACGACGCAGGTCAGGCTGAGCACGGTCAGCCCCTCGGCCAGGCGCATGGCCTGCACGGCGCACGGCACGTCGCCGTGGCGGAAGCTCAACGCGCCGTCGTCGTCCACGTGCACCTCGTGGAACAGCTCCAGCGCGGTCCGCGCGGACGTGAGCAGTTCGGCGGTCATCTGGGCGTCGTCGTCGGTCACGGGGTGCTCTCCTCGTCGGGCTTGTCGATCGCGCCACCGAACCTGCGGTCGCGCCGGGCGTACTGCTCGCACGCCCGCCACAGGTGCTGCCGGTCGAAGTCGGGCCACAGGATGTCCTGGAAGACCATCTCCGCGTAGGCCGACTGCCACAGCAGGAAGTTCGAGATGCGCTGCTCCCCGGACGGGCGGACGAACAGGTCCACGTCCGGCATGTCGGGCTGGTACAGGTGGCGGGCGAGCGTACGCTCGTCCACCTTCTCCGGGTTGATCTTCCCGGCGGCGGCGAGCCGGGCGATCTCGCGGGCGGCGTCGCCGATCTCGGCCCGGCCGCCGTAGTTGATGCACATGGCCAGGTTGAGCGTGTCGTTGTCGCGGGTGCGCTCCTCCGCGACCTCCAGCTCCTTGATCACGCTGCGCCACAGCCGCGGCCGCCGGCCGGCCCACCGCACGCGCACGCCGAGTTCGTCGAGTTCGTCGGTGCGGTGGTGGATCACGTCGCGGCTGAAGCCCATGAGGAAGCGGACCTCCTCGGGGCTGCGCCGCCAGTTCTCCGTGGAGAACGCGTACAGCGACAGCCACTTCACGCCGAGCTGGATCGCGCCCTTCGCGGCCTCGACGACGACCGCCTCGCCGCGCTTGTGCCCCTCGATCCGGGACAGGCCGCGCTGGTTGGCCCAGCGCCCGTTGCCGTCCATGACGATCGCGACGTGTTTCGGGACCAACTCGGCGGGGATGTCGGGAGGCGTCGCGCCGGACGGGTGGGGTTCCGGGGGTCGGGGAACGCGCCGCGCGCGTTCGGCCCGCCGTCGGCGAAGCATGGCTGTCCTCTCGGGGGTGGTGCGGCTGCGGTGCGGCGACTCTATCCGTCGGCGGCGGGCGGTCTGCGCTCGACCAGCGGCAGCGAGCGCAGTTGCCGTTCCAGGTGCCATTGCAGGTGGGCGGCCACGAGACCGCTCGCCTCGCGCCGGTGCACGGCCGGCACGCCGTCCACCCCCGACCAGTCGCCGTGCAGGAGTGCGATCAGGAGACGCAACGTGTCGGCGTGTGGTTGCGCGCTGCCCGGCGGGCGGCAGTCCGGGCAGACCATCCCGCCGGCCTGGATGTTGAACGCGCGGTGCGGTCCGGGCGTACCGCACCGGGCACACTCGGTCACCGCCGGCGCCCAGCCCGCGAAAGCCATGGCGCGCAGCAGGAACGCGTCGAGCACGAGGGAAGCGTCCCGCTCCCCGGCCGCCAACGCCCGCAACGCACCAGTGACCAGCAGGTACAGCCGCAGGACGGGTTCGCCCTCCTCGGCGGTGAGCCGGTCGGCGGTCTCCAGCACCGCGCACGCCGCCGTGTACCGCTGGTAGTCGTCGACCAGGGCCACGCCGAACGCGTCGACCGTCTCCACCTGCGTGACCACGTCCAGCGACCGGCCGGGGTAGAACTGCACGTCCACGTGCCCGAACGGTTCGAGCCGGGCACCGAACCGGCTGGAGGTGCGCCGCACGCCCTTGGCGACCGCGCGGACCTTGCCGTGCCGCTGGGTCAGCAGCGTGATGATCCGGTCGGCTTCGCCGAGCTTCTGCACCCGGAGGACGACCCCCGTGTCCCGGTACAGGTTCGCCACGCTAGAACCCCAGGCGGCGCAACTGCTTCGGGTCGCGCTGCCAGTCCTTCGCGATCTTGATGTGCAGGTCCAGGTACACGCGCGTGCCCAGCAGTTTCTCGATCTGCCGGCGCGAGGTGATGCCGACCTGCTTGAGCCGCTCGCCCCGGTGGCCGAGGATGATCGCCTTCTGGCTGGGCCGCTCGACGAACACGTTGGCGTGGATGTCGACCAGGTCGTCCCGGCCCTCGCGCGGGAGCATCTCCTCGACCACGACGGCGATCGAGTGCGGCAGCTCGTCGCGCACGCCCTCCAGCGCGGCCTCGCGGATCAGCTCGGCGACCAGCGTCTGCTCGGGCTCGTCGGTCAGCTCGCCGTCCGGGTACAGCGGCGGGCCTGCCGGCAGTTTGCCGACGAGCAGCTCGGCGAGCTGCTCGACCTGGTAACCCGACTGCGCCGACACCGGGATGAACTCGGCGAAGTCCATGACCTGCTGCAACGCCAGGAGCTGCTCGGCGACCTGCTGCGGGCCGACCAGGTCGGTCTTGGTGACGATGCCGATCACCGGCGTGCGCTTGGCGATCTTCTCCAGCTCGGCCGCGATGAACCGGTCGCCGGGGCCGACCTTCTGGTCGGCGGGCACGCAGAAGCCGACCACGTCCACCTCCGACCAGGTCTCCCGGACCAGGTCGTTGAGGCGCTGGCCGAGCAGCGTGCGCGGCCGGTGCAGGCCGGGCGTGTCGACCAGCACGAGCTGGCCGTCCGCGCGGTGCACGATCCCCCGGATGGTGTGCCGGGTGGTCTGCGGCTTGCTCGACGTGATCGCGACCTTCGTCCCGACCAGCGCGTTGGTCAGCGTCGACTTGCCCGCGTTGGGTCGGCCGACGAAGCACGCGAACCCGGACCGGTAATCCTGCATCCGCCCATTGTCCCCGCACCCGCCGGACGTGCCGCGTCCGCCCTCGTTATCGGTGCCGCACCCGGCCGCGGCACCGTTCCCGTCGATCAGGACGCCGATCCCAGCCGGCCCCGGATCAGGTTGAGTTCGAGGAGTTCGGGCAGGGGGCCGCCGGTCTCCAGCCAGTCCTCCAGGTCGGACAGGACGGCGTCGTGCAGGACCAGGCCGAACCACACCGGCTTCTCGCCGGGTCGCTTGACCACGATCACGTTCGAGCTCTCGCACACGTCCAGGCAGTCGGCCGTGCGCACGGTGACCGTGCCGCCCGAGCGGTCGGCCAGCGCGCGCAGCCGGGCGAGCTGGTCGTCGTGGTCGTAGTCGGGGTACTTCTTCACCGTGCCGCAGCAGCAGCCGCGGCACACCGTCACCAGTGCCACTAGACGGTGTCCACGTGTGTGCCCGACGCGTCGGCACGCAGGACCGGGATGCCCGGGGTCAGGTCGTGGGCGGCCGAGACCGAATCGCCGTCGAGCGCGTCCGCGTCCGTCACCACGGCGGCGGCCTCCAGGCCCTCGGCACCGCTGGACACGGCCGCCGCCACGGCCGCCTGGAGGGCGGTGAGCTTCAACGACGGCAACGCCACCGTGGTCGCGGCGTACGTGCGGCCGTCGGTGTCGCGGACGGCCGCGCCCTCGGCCGTCCCCGTGCGGGCCCGCGACGCCCTGGCCAACGTGATCAACTTCTGGTCCTCGGCGGCCAGGTCAGACATCGGGGGTCTCCTCGTCGTCGGTCACCGGGCGGACGAGCACCGTCGTGATGCGCATCCGCCCCCGTTCGTCCTTGCCACCCTCCGCGCGCAGGCGAAGGCCCTCGATCTCCGCTTCCGTGCCGGGCAGCGGCACGCGGCCGAGGCGCTGCGCGAGCAGCCCGCCGACCGTCTCCACCTCGTGGTCGTCCAGTTCGGTGCCGAACAGGGCGTCGAGGTCGTCCACGGGCAGACGCGCGCTCACCCGCACCGACCCGTCGGTCAGGTGCTCGACCGGCGGCCGGTCGTCCTTGTCGGACTCGTCGGTGATCTCGCCGACGATCTCCTCCAGGATGTCCTCGATGGTCAGCAGGCCGGCCGTGCCGCCGTACTCGTCGACCACGATCGCCAGGTGGTTGCGGGTCAACTGCATCTCCCGCAGGAGGTCCGCGATCGGCTTCGAGTCGGGGATGAACGAGCCCTGGCGCATCAGCCCGGACACGGCCGTGTCGTCCGGCTCGCCCGCCAGCGTGTGCCGGACCAGGTCCTTGAGGTTCACCACGCCGAGCACGTCGTCGACGCTCTCGCCGATCACCGGCACCCGCGTGTATCCGGTGCGCAGCGACAACGCCAACGCCTGGCGCACGGACTTCGTCCGCTCGATCCACACGATCTCCGTGCGCGGCACCATGACCTCGCGGGCGATCGTGTCGCCGAGCTGGAACACCGAGTGGATCATCTCGCGCTCGCCCTCGTCGACGACGCCGCGCTCCTGCGCCATGTCGACCAGCTCGCGCAGCTCCACCTCGGACGAGAACGGGCCCTCGCGGAAGCCCTTGCCCGGCGTGATCGCGTTGCCGACCAGGATCAGCAGCCGCGACAGCGGGCCGAGCAGGCGGCCGAGCACGCGCACCGGACCGGCGGCCAGCAGGCTCACCGCGTACGGGTGCTGCCGGCCGATCGTGCGCGGACCGACGCCCACCAGCACGTACGACACGACGAGCATGGCCAGCCCGGCGACCGACACGGCCAGCCAGCCGGTCTCGATCGTGCGCAGGGACACGACCGTGACCAGCACGGTCGCCGACAGCTCGCAGCCCAGCCGCAACAACAGCAGCAGGTTGACGTGCCGGGGCCGGTCGGTCAGGACCTGGATCAACTGGCCGGTGCCGACCCGGTCGCCTTGGCGGTGCAACGCCTCGACGCGGGCCCGCGACACCGTGCCCAGCGCGGCGTCCGCACCCGCGAACGCCCCGGCCGCCAGCACGAGCAGCACGGCCAGCACGAGCAGGCCGGAAGAACTCCACATGGCGGTCGCCTCAGGCTTCTTGCCCGCCGGAGTCCTCCAGACCCGCGGCGCCGAGCAGCTTCGAGTCCGCCTCGCGCTGCGCCGACTGGCGCACCGCCTCGGCCGCGGCCGAGCGGAAGTCGGCCAGGATGCGGTTCTGGAGCGTGAACATCTCCCGCTCCTCGGCGGGCTCCGCGTGGTCGTAGCCGAGCAGGTGCAGCACGCCATGCACGGTAAGCAGGTGCAGCTCGTCCAGCAGCTCGTGGCCCGCCTTCTCCGCCTGGTCCTGCGCGAAGTCCGGGCATAGCACGATGTCGCCGAGCAGCGCCGGGCCGAGACCGGCCGCGTCCGGACGGCGGGCCGAGTCCAGCTCGTCCATGGGGAAGGCCATGACGTCCGTGGGACCCGGCAGGTCCATCCAGCGCTGGTGCAGGTCGGCCATCACGTCCAGCTCGACGAGCAGGACGGACAGCTCGGCCAGCGGG includes the following:
- a CDS encoding YbjN domain-containing protein is translated as MTAELLTSARTALELFHEVHVDDDGALSFRHGDVPCAVQAMRLAEGLTVLSLTCVVAWDLPEDRELAVSAAERAGRGLFGTLGVVHTDRGMDVTLRYAFPAEGLKPEPLSTLLMLVVSTASQLRGELLSKGEE
- a CDS encoding isoprenyl transferase, producing the protein MLRRRRAERARRVPRPPEPHPSGATPPDIPAELVPKHVAIVMDGNGRWANQRGLSRIEGHKRGEAVVVEAAKGAIQLGVKWLSLYAFSTENWRRSPEEVRFLMGFSRDVIHHRTDELDELGVRVRWAGRRPRLWRSVIKELEVAEERTRDNDTLNLAMCINYGGRAEIGDAAREIARLAAAGKINPEKVDERTLARHLYQPDMPDVDLFVRPSGEQRISNFLLWQSAYAEMVFQDILWPDFDRQHLWRACEQYARRDRRFGGAIDKPDEESTP
- the recO gene encoding DNA repair protein RecO — its product is MANLYRDTGVVLRVQKLGEADRIITLLTQRHGKVRAVAKGVRRTSSRFGARLEPFGHVDVQFYPGRSLDVVTQVETVDAFGVALVDDYQRYTAACAVLETADRLTAEEGEPVLRLYLLVTGALRALAAGERDASLVLDAFLLRAMAFAGWAPAVTECARCGTPGPHRAFNIQAGGMVCPDCRPPGSAQPHADTLRLLIALLHGDWSGVDGVPAVHRREASGLVAAHLQWHLERQLRSLPLVERRPPAADG
- the era gene encoding GTPase Era yields the protein MQDYRSGFACFVGRPNAGKSTLTNALVGTKVAITSSKPQTTRHTIRGIVHRADGQLVLVDTPGLHRPRTLLGQRLNDLVRETWSEVDVVGFCVPADQKVGPGDRFIAAELEKIAKRTPVIGIVTKTDLVGPQQVAEQLLALQQVMDFAEFIPVSAQSGYQVEQLAELLVGKLPAGPPLYPDGELTDEPEQTLVAELIREAALEGVRDELPHSIAVVVEEMLPREGRDDLVDIHANVFVERPSQKAIILGHRGERLKQVGITSRRQIEKLLGTRVYLDLHIKIAKDWQRDPKQLRRLGF
- a CDS encoding (2Fe-2S) ferredoxin domain-containing protein; its protein translation is MTVCRGCCCGTVKKYPDYDHDDQLARLRALADRSGGTVTVRTADCLDVCESSNVIVVKRPGEKPVWFGLVLHDAVLSDLEDWLETGGPLPELLELNLIRGRLGSAS
- a CDS encoding cytidine deaminase; translation: MSDLAAEDQKLITLARASRARTGTAEGAAVRDTDGRTYAATTVALPSLKLTALQAAVAAAVSSGAEGLEAAAVVTDADALDGDSVSAAHDLTPGIPVLRADASGTHVDTV
- a CDS encoding hemolysin family protein — encoded protein: MWSSSGLLVLAVLLVLAAGAFAGADAALGTVSRARVEALHRQGDRVGTGQLIQVLTDRPRHVNLLLLLRLGCELSATVLVTVVSLRTIETGWLAVSVAGLAMLVVSYVLVGVGPRTIGRQHPYAVSLLAAGPVRVLGRLLGPLSRLLILVGNAITPGKGFREGPFSSEVELRELVDMAQERGVVDEGEREMIHSVFQLGDTIAREVMVPRTEIVWIERTKSVRQALALSLRTGYTRVPVIGESVDDVLGVVNLKDLVRHTLAGEPDDTAVSGLMRQGSFIPDSKPIADLLREMQLTRNHLAIVVDEYGGTAGLLTIEDILEEIVGEITDESDKDDRPPVEHLTDGSVRVSARLPVDDLDALFGTELDDHEVETVGGLLAQRLGRVPLPGTEAEIEGLRLRAEGGKDERGRMRITTVLVRPVTDDEETPDV
- the ybeY gene encoding rRNA maturation RNase YbeY → MSIEIANESGVGVDETSIVAAARFALDRMGVSPLAELSVLLVELDVMADLHQRWMDLPGPTDVMAFPMDELDSARRPDAAGLGPALLGDIVLCPDFAQDQAEKAGHELLDELHLLTVHGVLHLLGYDHAEPAEEREMFTLQNRILADFRSAAAEAVRQSAQREADSKLLGAAGLEDSGGQEA